Proteins from one Deinococcus sp. AB2017081 genomic window:
- a CDS encoding metal-sulfur cluster assembly factor: MDDTTPVTPAAPVAGLPTQEQILESLKVVKDPEIPVNVVDLGLIYGVDIDANGVVDITMTLTSVGCPVQDLIRADAEMAVGRLDGVTDVSVEFVWTPPWGPDKMTEDGKRQMRMFGFNV, translated from the coding sequence ATGGACGACACCACTCCTGTCACTCCGGCTGCCCCGGTGGCTGGCCTGCCCACCCAGGAGCAGATCCTGGAATCCCTGAAAGTCGTGAAGGATCCGGAGATCCCGGTCAATGTCGTTGACCTGGGCCTGATCTACGGCGTGGACATCGACGCCAACGGTGTCGTGGACATCACCATGACCCTGACCAGCGTGGGCTGCCCTGTGCAGGACCTCATCCGCGCCGACGCCGAGATGGCCGTGGGCCGTCTGGACGGCGTGACCGACGTATCGGTCGAGTTCGTGTGGACGCCACCCTGGGGCCCCGACAAGATGACCGAGGACGGCAAACGCCAGATGCGGATGTTCGGCTTCAACGTCTGA
- a CDS encoding pentapeptide repeat-containing protein — MTSPHPPRFPRGGLRALEAAALEPETTYRGVVIEGGRVPSRLHAVALEGCVLRGTDLRDVAWTLVRLSDVRLEGCDLSAARLTDAALTRVEIRGGRMLGTQLPQVVMKDVRLTGVTAPFSLWNGAQATRLHARDCDLTDAVFTGAALPGAVLRGCVLTRTDVHRATLTGADLRHSDLRGIALGLPELAGVTVDEGQLVALARFLGVTVAEPPLDDPQD, encoded by the coding sequence GTGACCAGCCCCCACCCGCCGAGGTTTCCGAGGGGCGGGCTGCGGGCGCTGGAGGCGGCCGCGCTGGAACCCGAGACGACTTACCGGGGCGTGGTCATCGAGGGCGGGCGCGTGCCGTCCCGCCTGCACGCCGTGGCCCTGGAGGGCTGTGTGCTGCGGGGAACCGATCTGCGCGACGTGGCCTGGACGTTGGTGCGGCTATCAGACGTGCGTCTGGAAGGCTGTGACCTGAGCGCAGCCCGCCTGACCGACGCCGCCCTGACGCGGGTCGAGATTAGGGGCGGCCGGATGCTGGGCACGCAGCTCCCGCAGGTGGTCATGAAGGACGTGCGCCTGACAGGCGTGACCGCGCCCTTCTCGCTGTGGAATGGAGCACAGGCCACGCGGCTGCACGCGCGCGACTGTGACCTGACCGACGCGGTCTTCACCGGCGCTGCCCTACCTGGGGCCGTGCTGCGCGGCTGCGTGCTGACCCGGACCGACGTTCACCGCGCGACCCTGACCGGGGCCGACCTGCGCCATTCCGATCTGAGGGGCATCGCGCTGGGCCTGCCGGAGCTCGCGGGCGTGACCGTGGACGAGGGACAGCTCGTGGCCCTGGCCCGTTTCCTGGGCGTGACCGTGGCTGAACCTCCCCTGGACGACCCTCAGGACTGA
- a CDS encoding M55 family metallopeptidase yields the protein MKVVISVDMEGVCGVSSWVQVSPPEFGGLVSSAEYERARERMTLEAAAAAHGALDAGATDVLVNDSHDTMRNLIPELLPGGVRFTSGNDKPLSMVQGVQEPGVGALLYVGYHARAGSMRGPLAHTWNGFIRDVRVNGSSTGEYGLNALLAGHYGVPVVFACGDDVAMAEITSELGPQVVTVAVKEGLSSFAAAHLHPREAQRRIREGAEQAVRSAPDAAPYSAVWPAAAQLSFNHQARADACERVPGITRVDAVTVGWSSPDAFHLFQTFRMLAKVGEVRLDG from the coding sequence ATGAAGGTCGTCATCAGCGTGGACATGGAGGGCGTGTGCGGCGTCAGCAGCTGGGTGCAGGTCAGCCCCCCGGAGTTCGGCGGGCTGGTCAGCAGCGCCGAATACGAACGGGCCCGCGAACGCATGACCCTGGAGGCCGCCGCCGCCGCGCACGGAGCGCTGGACGCGGGCGCGACGGACGTGCTGGTCAACGACAGCCACGACACCATGCGCAACCTGATTCCCGAGCTGCTCCCAGGCGGCGTGCGCTTCACCAGCGGCAACGACAAGCCGCTGAGCATGGTGCAGGGCGTGCAGGAGCCGGGGGTGGGGGCGCTGCTGTATGTCGGTTACCACGCGCGGGCCGGGAGCATGCGCGGGCCACTGGCCCATACCTGGAACGGCTTCATCCGCGACGTGCGCGTGAATGGCAGCTCGACCGGCGAGTATGGCCTGAACGCCCTGCTGGCCGGCCATTACGGCGTGCCGGTGGTCTTCGCGTGCGGCGACGACGTGGCGATGGCCGAGATCACGTCCGAGCTGGGGCCGCAGGTGGTCACCGTGGCCGTCAAGGAGGGCCTGAGCAGCTTCGCCGCCGCGCACCTGCACCCGCGCGAGGCCCAGCGCCGCATCCGCGAGGGCGCCGAGCAGGCCGTGAGGAGCGCTCCCGATGCTGCACCGTATTCGGCCGTGTGGCCCGCCGCCGCACAGCTGTCGTTCAACCACCAGGCCCGCGCCGACGCCTGCGAGCGCGTGCCCGGCATCACCCGCGTGGACGCCGTGACGGTGGGCTGGTCAAGTCCCGACGCCTTCCACCTGTTCCAGACCTTCCGCATGCTCGCGAAGGTGGGCGAAGTACGGCTGGACGGCTGA
- a CDS encoding ABC transporter ATP-binding protein gives MKGYRSAGGSETRVLDDIDLDIRRGEFFSLLGPSGCGKTTLLRLLAGFEQPDAGRIIIGGQDMTGVPPHRRNVNTVFQSYALFPHLNVHDNVAFGLRMKGVTGAQQRERVGRALESVRIAEFAARRPDQLSGGQRQRVALARAIVNEPQVLLLDEPLSALDLKLRKELQVELANLQETLGITFVFVTHDQEEALVMSDRIAVMNRGRIEQLGRAEELYEKPRTAFVANFLGSSNLIPGTVQELDGPAAVIRTAHGLLRTTHGAGLRVGQDVTLSVRPEKLRMERDEETEGNEIRARVDDIVYTGAENQYLLEAAGQRLVAFQLNADIGADEDFDYDEQVALYLPPDNLIVLEET, from the coding sequence GTGAAGGGCTACCGCAGCGCGGGAGGCAGCGAGACCCGCGTGCTGGACGACATCGACCTCGACATCCGGCGCGGCGAGTTCTTCAGTCTGCTGGGGCCGTCGGGCTGCGGCAAGACCACGCTGCTGCGCCTGCTGGCGGGCTTCGAGCAGCCGGACGCCGGGCGCATCATCATCGGCGGGCAGGACATGACCGGCGTGCCGCCGCACCGGCGCAACGTGAACACCGTGTTCCAGAGCTATGCGCTGTTCCCTCATCTGAACGTGCACGACAACGTGGCCTTCGGCCTGCGCATGAAGGGCGTGACCGGGGCGCAGCAGCGCGAGCGCGTGGGCCGGGCACTGGAGTCCGTGCGGATCGCGGAGTTCGCGGCCCGCCGTCCGGATCAGCTGTCGGGCGGGCAGCGCCAGCGCGTCGCCCTGGCCCGCGCCATCGTGAACGAGCCGCAGGTGCTGCTGCTCGACGAGCCGCTGTCGGCGCTGGATCTCAAGCTGCGCAAGGAGCTGCAGGTGGAACTCGCCAACCTGCAGGAGACCCTCGGCATCACCTTCGTGTTCGTCACGCACGACCAGGAGGAGGCGCTGGTCATGAGCGACCGGATCGCCGTGATGAACCGGGGCCGCATCGAGCAGCTCGGGCGCGCCGAGGAACTGTACGAGAAGCCGCGCACGGCCTTTGTCGCGAACTTCCTGGGCAGCAGCAACCTGATCCCCGGCACTGTGCAGGAACTCGACGGCCCGGCTGCCGTGATCCGCACCGCGCACGGCCTCCTGCGTACCACCCACGGAGCGGGCCTGCGCGTCGGCCAGGACGTGACCCTGAGTGTGCGCCCTGAGAAGCTCCGCATGGAGCGCGACGAGGAGACCGAGGGCAACGAGATCCGCGCCCGCGTGGACGACATCGTGTACACCGGCGCCGAGAACCAGTACCTGCTGGAGGCCGCCGGCCAGCGTCTCGTGGCCTTCCAGCTGAACGCCGACATCGGCGCCGACGAGGACTTCGACTACGACGAGCAGGTGGCCCTGTACCTTCCGCCGGACAACCTGATCGTGCTGGAGGAGACGTGA
- a CDS encoding zinc metallopeptidase, giving the protein MILGPYTVLILIVFVASMAIQAYLSSTYKKWGQVRNARSMTGADVARLMLDENGLGHIPVQAVPGNLTDHYDPIRKTVNLSESVYGVPSVGAMAVAAHEVGHAIQDKVRMPALVLRGHMAVPLNLGMNLAPLLLLAGVFLKITGLIWLGAILFGFALLFHVVTLPVEFDASRRALNYLQQRGLSGGDGGNGARSVLTAAALTYVAGFAMALAQFLNILGIARSSDD; this is encoded by the coding sequence ATGATTCTTGGCCCGTATACCGTCCTGATCCTCATCGTCTTCGTGGCCAGCATGGCCATCCAGGCGTACCTGAGCAGCACCTACAAGAAGTGGGGTCAGGTGCGGAACGCCCGCTCCATGACCGGCGCCGACGTCGCCCGACTGATGCTCGACGAGAACGGTCTGGGCCACATCCCGGTGCAGGCAGTGCCCGGTAACCTGACCGACCACTACGATCCCATCCGCAAGACTGTGAACCTCAGCGAGAGCGTGTATGGCGTGCCCAGCGTGGGCGCCATGGCCGTCGCCGCGCACGAGGTCGGCCACGCCATCCAGGACAAGGTGCGGATGCCGGCGCTGGTGCTGCGCGGGCACATGGCCGTGCCGCTGAATCTGGGCATGAACCTCGCCCCGCTGCTGCTGCTGGCCGGGGTGTTCCTGAAGATCACCGGCCTGATCTGGCTGGGCGCGATCCTGTTCGGCTTCGCGCTGCTGTTTCATGTGGTCACGCTGCCGGTCGAGTTCGACGCCAGCCGCCGTGCCCTGAACTACCTCCAGCAGCGCGGCCTGAGCGGTGGAGACGGCGGCAACGGTGCCCGCTCGGTGCTCACGGCCGCCGCCCTGACCTACGTGGCCGGCTTCGCCATGGCCCTGGCCCAGTTCCTGAACATCCTGGGCATCGCCCGCAGCAGCGACGACTGA
- a CDS encoding ABC transporter permease, which yields MRRTHPALSAWAVLVYAFLYLPILVVIVFSFNDSRFGATWAGFTTKWYGVLFSRADVREAVAHTLEIALLSTLVSTVLGTLVGLGLWRYSFSFRTPLTFLLVMPIVVPDVVMGVSLLMFYAFVRVGLERIGWTFDNGFWTVLLAHVTFQISYVALTVRSRLAGYGRDLEEAARDLGASGLKSFLHVVLPLAMPGVLAGALLAFTLSLDDFVVTYFTSGSGFSTLPVLIYTNVKRGVTPDINALSALLVLVTVVVIIAANALLRPRRGRA from the coding sequence GTGAGACGCACCCACCCTGCCCTGAGTGCGTGGGCCGTTCTGGTCTACGCCTTCCTGTACCTGCCGATCCTGGTGGTCATCGTGTTCTCGTTCAACGACTCGCGCTTCGGGGCGACGTGGGCGGGCTTCACGACGAAGTGGTACGGAGTGCTGTTCTCGCGTGCCGACGTGCGCGAGGCCGTGGCGCACACGCTGGAGATCGCGCTGCTGAGCACGCTGGTCAGTACCGTGCTGGGCACGCTGGTCGGCCTGGGGCTGTGGCGCTACTCCTTCTCGTTCCGCACGCCACTCACCTTCCTGCTGGTCATGCCGATCGTGGTGCCGGACGTCGTGATGGGCGTGAGCCTGCTGATGTTCTACGCCTTCGTTCGCGTGGGGCTGGAGCGCATCGGCTGGACGTTCGACAACGGCTTCTGGACGGTGCTGCTGGCGCACGTGACCTTCCAGATCAGCTACGTGGCCCTGACCGTGCGATCGCGCCTCGCCGGGTACGGGCGGGATCTGGAGGAAGCGGCCCGCGACCTCGGGGCCAGTGGTCTGAAGTCCTTCCTGCACGTCGTGCTGCCCCTGGCCATGCCGGGCGTCCTGGCCGGCGCCCTGCTGGCCTTCACCCTGTCCCTGGACGACTTCGTGGTCACGTACTTCACCAGCGGCTCGGGCTTCAGTACGCTGCCGGTGCTGATCTACACCAACGTCAAGCGTGGCGTCACCCCCGACATCAACGCGCTCAGCGCCCTGCTGGTGCTCGTGACGGTCGTGGTGATCATCGCGGCCAATGCCCTGCTGCGTCCGCGCCGGGGGAGGGCATGA
- a CDS encoding DUF4259 domain-containing protein: protein MGTWGTGSFDNDSAADFIREVVEDGAVALREALEVVLDPDLDYIEAEEGSRAIAAAEVIAAITSGDHRNITDDDLLAWVEGTDGRTLSDQREPALEALERVLGPDSELPELWEESDDRRDWQRDVQRLRASLG, encoded by the coding sequence ATGGGCACCTGGGGTACCGGCAGTTTCGACAACGACAGCGCCGCCGACTTCATCAGGGAAGTGGTCGAGGACGGCGCAGTGGCGCTGCGGGAAGCGCTGGAGGTCGTCCTCGACCCGGACCTCGACTACATCGAGGCCGAGGAGGGCTCGCGGGCCATCGCCGCCGCCGAGGTCATCGCGGCGATCACGTCTGGCGACCACCGCAACATCACGGATGACGACCTGCTCGCGTGGGTCGAGGGCACGGACGGCCGCACGCTGAGTGACCAGCGCGAACCGGCGCTGGAGGCGCTGGAGCGTGTCCTCGGCCCGGACAGCGAATTGCCGGAGCTGTGGGAGGAGTCCGACGACCGGCGCGACTGGCAGCGCGACGTGCAGCGCCTGCGGGCCAGCCTGGGCTGA
- a CDS encoding rhodanese-like domain-containing protein, with translation MPLPATGTVIDLRPDDLRTAQPLGALTTLPVVPVTLNAIEEGTHSLATLAPPLVVVCERGVRSGLAARYLRADGLDAHAYPGGVPALLREVSP, from the coding sequence ATGCCCCTGCCTGCCACCGGCACCGTCATTGACCTGCGCCCGGACGACCTGCGTACCGCCCAGCCGCTCGGGGCGCTGACGACCCTGCCGGTCGTGCCGGTCACCCTGAACGCCATCGAGGAGGGCACCCACTCTTTGGCGACCCTCGCGCCGCCGCTGGTCGTGGTCTGCGAGCGCGGGGTGCGCTCCGGGCTGGCCGCCCGCTACCTGCGGGCCGACGGTCTGGACGCGCACGCCTACCCCGGCGGCGTGCCTGCCCTGCTGCGCGAGGTGAGCCCATGA
- the ispG gene encoding flavodoxin-dependent (E)-4-hydroxy-3-methylbut-2-enyl-diphosphate synthase, whose product MTTRRQTVTVDVGGVPIGSAHPIVVQSMTNTDTADAEGTAIQIAQLARAGSEIVRVTVNTREAAAAIPEIVARMAEVGLSVPIVGDFHYNGHILLREFPETARLLAKYRINPGNVGAGQHHDANFATMIEVAREYDKPVRIGVNWGSLDQQVLARLMDENAAAGSPKSGTDVMIDAMVVSALESAAYAEELGLAHDKILISVKVSSAPELWQVYRQLAPLCDYPLHLGLTEAGMGMKGIVASSVALAPLLTEGIGDTIRVSLTPEPGASRKLEVEVAQQMLQSLGLRQFLPQVTSCPGCGRTTSSFFQELAQKIQDFIRDTMPEWKQKYPGVEDMQVAVMGCIVNGPGESKHANIGISLPGTGEDPRAPVYQDGKLLTTLRGPRIAEDFQALMEKYVQERYGHAAQAPASTLV is encoded by the coding sequence ATGACGACCCGCCGGCAGACCGTGACCGTGGACGTGGGCGGCGTGCCCATCGGCAGTGCCCACCCCATCGTCGTGCAGAGCATGACCAACACCGACACCGCCGACGCCGAGGGCACCGCGATCCAGATCGCGCAGCTGGCCCGCGCCGGCAGCGAGATCGTGCGGGTCACCGTGAACACCCGTGAGGCTGCCGCCGCCATCCCCGAGATCGTCGCCCGGATGGCCGAGGTCGGCCTGAGCGTGCCCATCGTCGGGGACTTCCACTACAACGGGCACATCCTGCTGCGCGAGTTCCCCGAGACGGCGCGGTTGCTCGCCAAGTACCGCATCAACCCCGGCAACGTCGGGGCGGGCCAGCACCACGACGCAAACTTCGCGACCATGATCGAGGTCGCCAGGGAGTACGACAAGCCGGTGCGGATCGGCGTGAACTGGGGCAGCCTGGACCAGCAGGTGCTCGCCCGCCTGATGGACGAGAACGCGGCGGCCGGCAGCCCAAAGAGCGGCACCGACGTCATGATCGACGCGATGGTCGTGTCGGCGCTGGAATCTGCCGCGTACGCGGAGGAACTGGGCCTGGCGCATGACAAGATCCTGATCTCGGTGAAGGTCAGCAGCGCGCCGGAGCTGTGGCAGGTCTACCGGCAGCTCGCGCCACTGTGCGACTACCCCCTGCACCTGGGCCTGACCGAGGCCGGCATGGGCATGAAGGGCATCGTGGCGTCGTCCGTGGCCCTGGCTCCGCTGCTCACCGAGGGCATCGGAGACACCATCCGCGTGAGCCTGACCCCCGAACCCGGTGCCAGCCGCAAGCTGGAGGTCGAGGTCGCCCAGCAGATGCTCCAGAGCCTGGGGCTGCGTCAGTTTCTCCCGCAGGTCACGTCCTGCCCCGGCTGCGGCCGCACCACCAGTTCGTTCTTCCAGGAACTGGCGCAGAAGATTCAGGACTTTATCCGCGACACCATGCCCGAGTGGAAGCAGAAGTATCCCGGTGTGGAGGACATGCAGGTCGCCGTGATGGGCTGCATCGTGAACGGCCCCGGCGAGAGCAAGCACGCCAATATCGGCATTTCCCTGCCCGGTACCGGGGAAGACCCCCGCGCCCCGGTGTACCAGGATGGCAAGCTGTTGACGACCCTCAGAGGCCCCCGGATCGCCGAGGACTTCCAGGCGCTGATGGAGAAGTATGTTCAGGAGCGGTACGGGCACGCGGCGCAGGCCCCGGCGTCAACGCTGGTCTAA
- the map gene encoding type I methionyl aminopeptidase, protein MSRVALKSAREIEIMRRAGALVAETFRVLEPYVKPGVTLKELDTLAEEHIRKAGAIPAYLGYGPKSSPFPGTICASVNEVICHGIPDGRVLQDGDIVGVDIGVLLEGYYGDACTTYTVGTVSKEVQGLVDTTRDALDAALEVVKPGARLGDIGHAIQTLAEGRGYSVVEEYTGHGIGKRLHEEPTVRHRGVRYTGLKLVPGMVFTIEPMINLGRPETRLLSDKWTVITQDEQPSAQFEHTVVVTDRGHEVLTR, encoded by the coding sequence ATGAGCCGCGTCGCCCTGAAATCCGCCCGTGAGATCGAGATCATGCGCCGCGCCGGGGCGCTCGTCGCCGAGACCTTCCGCGTGCTGGAACCGTACGTGAAGCCCGGCGTGACCCTGAAGGAACTCGACACCCTGGCCGAGGAACATATCCGGAAGGCCGGGGCGATCCCCGCGTATCTGGGCTACGGCCCCAAATCCAGCCCCTTTCCCGGCACCATCTGCGCCAGCGTGAACGAGGTCATCTGCCACGGCATCCCGGACGGCCGGGTGCTGCAGGATGGCGACATCGTCGGGGTGGATATCGGCGTCCTGCTGGAGGGATACTACGGCGACGCGTGCACCACCTACACCGTCGGCACCGTCAGCAAGGAGGTGCAGGGGCTGGTGGACACCACGCGGGACGCGCTGGACGCCGCGCTGGAGGTCGTGAAGCCCGGCGCACGGCTGGGCGACATCGGCCACGCCATCCAGACCCTGGCCGAGGGCCGGGGCTATTCGGTCGTCGAGGAATACACCGGGCACGGCATCGGCAAGAGGCTGCACGAGGAGCCGACCGTGCGCCACCGGGGCGTGCGGTATACCGGTCTGAAACTCGTGCCGGGCATGGTCTTCACCATCGAGCCGATGATCAACCTGGGCCGCCCCGAGACCCGCCTGCTGAGCGACAAATGGACGGTGATCACCCAGGACGAGCAGCCCAGCGCCCAGTTCGAGCATACGGTCGTGGTCACGGATCGCGGCCACGAGGTGCTGACGCGGTGA
- a CDS encoding ABC transporter permease has translation MLTLRRFLGTLGPGTLWLVAFVVLPAVVMLAYSFLTRTDLARVGGPWTLESWQRVAGYDALFQEWVSDNARVLWRSVWVAGLSTLLCVLMGYPLAFYIARQDARRKNLLLLLLIIPFWTNFLIRVYAWILILRPLDLVPSLAATFLGMVYAFVPFFVLPVYSSVEKIDWRLLEAAEDLGASPVRAFLTGVFPQTLPGLVAGIILTFIPALGTFVVSDILGGAKTALVGNVIQNQFGQAGDWPYGSALSFLLMGVVLVGLWTYARTAGQKGLEELV, from the coding sequence ATGCTGACCCTCCGCCGCTTCCTGGGGACACTGGGGCCGGGCACGCTGTGGCTGGTGGCCTTCGTGGTGCTGCCAGCGGTGGTGATGCTCGCGTACTCGTTCCTGACACGCACGGATCTGGCGCGGGTCGGTGGCCCATGGACACTGGAGAGCTGGCAGCGGGTGGCCGGCTACGACGCGCTGTTTCAGGAGTGGGTGAGCGACAACGCGCGGGTGCTGTGGCGCTCGGTGTGGGTGGCCGGTCTGAGCACGCTGCTGTGCGTGCTGATGGGCTATCCGCTGGCGTTCTACATCGCCCGGCAGGACGCGCGGCGCAAGAACCTGCTGCTGCTGCTGCTGATCATCCCGTTCTGGACGAACTTCCTGATCCGGGTGTACGCGTGGATCCTGATCCTGCGGCCCCTGGATCTGGTGCCCAGTCTGGCCGCGACCTTCCTGGGCATGGTGTACGCCTTCGTGCCCTTCTTCGTCCTTCCGGTGTATTCCAGCGTCGAGAAGATCGACTGGCGGCTGCTGGAGGCCGCCGAGGATCTGGGCGCGTCCCCGGTGCGGGCCTTCCTGACCGGCGTGTTCCCCCAGACGCTGCCGGGGCTGGTGGCGGGCATCATCCTGACCTTCATCCCGGCGCTGGGCACCTTCGTGGTCAGCGACATCCTGGGCGGCGCAAAGACGGCCCTGGTCGGCAACGTCATCCAGAACCAGTTCGGACAGGCCGGCGACTGGCCCTACGGCAGCGCCCTGAGCTTCCTGCTGATGGGCGTGGTGCTCGTGGGCCTGTGGACATATGCGCGGACCGCCGGCCAGAAAGGCCTGGAGGAACTCGTATGA
- a CDS encoding stage V sporulation protein S, with the protein MPHLEILRVSGTSRPNAIAGAVAALLRSQGQVDIQAIGPTAVNQTVKALAIARGYLVDDRLDLYAQPEFVKLDVQQEERTAVRFHVRSMPRPVL; encoded by the coding sequence ATGCCACATCTTGAAATTCTGCGCGTCTCCGGCACCTCGCGCCCGAATGCCATTGCGGGCGCGGTGGCCGCCCTGCTGCGCTCCCAGGGTCAGGTGGACATCCAGGCCATCGGCCCGACCGCCGTGAACCAGACCGTCAAGGCGCTGGCGATCGCACGTGGCTATCTCGTGGACGACCGCCTTGATCTGTATGCCCAGCCCGAGTTCGTGAAGCTGGACGTGCAGCAGGAGGAGCGCACGGCGGTTCGCTTCCATGTCCGTTCCATGCCACGTCCGGTGCTCTGA
- a CDS encoding polyamine ABC transporter substrate-binding protein translates to MRGRLALLLAPAILAGCYRVVKPPATSTAPQAAAPAVKGDGKTLRVFIWSEYIDPEIVTAFEKANGVRVILDTYESNEAMLAKLQGGGAQYDIAVPSNYVVQSMVRGGLLQPLDKTALPNLKNVGPGFLNAAYDPGNVYSVPYQYAATGLAFNTSRYTPKADSWGEIFGSRDTLKFLLLDDPREVVGAALKYLGFSANSTDVAQLRTARDLLRRTVAKRGFQGFDGGPGTRNKLLAKQIDVGQIYVGDLLIATEEDEDVQVVLPREGTTISMDTLVVLKRSPNPELAHRFINYILDAEVGAAISNYTYYATPNAAAQPLLDDFLKEVPALNPPPTWLTDGTLDFIGELPSGRPQRLYDRIWTELKSR, encoded by the coding sequence ATGAGGGGGCGGCTGGCCCTGCTGCTGGCTCCGGCGATTCTGGCCGGGTGCTACCGCGTGGTGAAGCCTCCGGCGACCTCCACCGCCCCCCAGGCCGCCGCCCCTGCGGTGAAGGGCGACGGCAAGACGCTGCGGGTGTTCATCTGGTCGGAGTACATCGACCCGGAGATCGTGACGGCCTTCGAGAAGGCGAACGGCGTGAGGGTCATTCTGGACACCTACGAGAGCAACGAGGCGATGCTCGCCAAGTTGCAGGGCGGGGGCGCCCAGTACGACATTGCCGTCCCCAGCAACTACGTTGTCCAGAGCATGGTGCGCGGCGGGCTGCTCCAGCCGCTGGACAAGACCGCGCTGCCCAACCTGAAGAACGTGGGGCCGGGATTCCTGAATGCCGCCTACGATCCGGGCAACGTGTACTCGGTACCGTACCAGTACGCCGCGACCGGACTGGCCTTCAATACCTCCCGCTACACCCCGAAGGCCGACAGCTGGGGCGAGATCTTCGGCTCCCGGGACACCCTGAAATTCCTGCTGCTCGATGACCCGCGCGAGGTGGTCGGGGCGGCCCTGAAGTACCTGGGGTTCAGCGCGAACTCCACCGACGTTGCCCAGCTCCGGACGGCCCGTGACCTGCTGCGCCGCACCGTCGCCAAGCGCGGCTTCCAGGGCTTCGACGGGGGGCCGGGCACCCGCAACAAGCTGCTGGCGAAGCAGATCGACGTGGGCCAGATCTACGTGGGCGACCTGTTGATCGCCACCGAGGAGGACGAGGACGTGCAGGTCGTCCTCCCGCGTGAGGGCACGACGATCAGCATGGACACCCTGGTCGTCCTGAAACGCAGCCCGAACCCGGAGCTGGCGCACCGCTTCATCAACTACATCCTGGATGCCGAGGTCGGCGCGGCGATCAGCAACTACACGTACTACGCCACCCCCAATGCGGCGGCCCAGCCCCTGCTGGACGACTTCCTGAAGGAGGTGCCGGCGCTGAACCCGCCCCCCACGTGGCTCACCGATGGCACCCTGGACTTCATCGGCGAACTGCCGTCGGGGCGGCCCCAGCGGCTGTACGACCGGATCTGGACGGAACTCAAGAGCCGCTGA
- a CDS encoding rhodanese-like domain-containing protein, translating into MEEITPQEGQRRVQAGAVLVDVREQNEYDEVHAEGALLIPLSEFEARHGELPKDRELVMICRSGARSARAGEYLEQQGYSQVANLTGGTNAWVESGLPSVKGQD; encoded by the coding sequence ATGGAAGAGATCACACCGCAAGAAGGCCAGCGCCGGGTGCAGGCCGGGGCCGTGCTCGTGGATGTCCGCGAGCAGAACGAGTACGACGAGGTGCATGCAGAGGGCGCGCTGCTGATCCCCCTGAGCGAGTTCGAGGCGCGGCACGGGGAACTCCCGAAAGACCGCGAGCTGGTCATGATCTGCCGCAGCGGTGCCCGCAGTGCCCGCGCCGGCGAGTATCTGGAGCAGCAGGGCTACTCGCAGGTCGCCAACCTGACCGGCGGCACCAACGCGTGGGTGGAATCGGGCCTGCCCAGCGTGAAGGGACAGGACTGA